From one Solanum stenotomum isolate F172 chromosome 12, ASM1918654v1, whole genome shotgun sequence genomic stretch:
- the LOC125847245 gene encoding uncharacterized protein LOC125847245: MTSNALSFNAPQTFNGENYQIWAVKMKSYLEAYDLWEVVMEDKPIQQLTNKSSDVEIKLHSEEKIKKHKAKIVIQNSVADSIFSKIIACETTKEAWEKLEKEYRGSERGRQNQILNLKRDFESLRMQEGDTITNYSDRISLIVNRIRLLGEDFKDNRIVKKILVTIPERFESKISALEESKDLSTISLVELISALQAQEQRRAFRQDKIVEGIFYANYQKRKVDYPPCKYCKKKSHLEKFCWWRSDAVCRSCKQTGHVTKVCKFKDTQDKSQALLVEEECEDEFY, translated from the coding sequence ATGACAAGCAATGCTCTTTCTTTCAATGCCCCACAAACCTTCAATggtgaaaattatcaaatttggGCAGTTAAGATGAAGTCTTATCTTGAGGCTTATGATTTGTGGGAAGTTGTAATGGAAGACAAACCCATACAACAACTCACTAATAAATCTTCTGATGTTGAAATCAAACTTCACTCAGAAGAGAAGATAAAAAAACACAAAGCCAAAATTGTAATTCAAAACTCAGTTGCAGATTCAATCTTTTCTAAAATCATTGCATGTGAAACAACAAAAGAAGCTTGGGAAAAACTTGAGAAGGAGTATCGAGGAAGTGAACGAGGCagacaaaatcaaattttgaatttgaaaagagaTTTTGAATCTCTTAGGATGCAAGAGGGTGATACTATCACTAATTATTCTGACAGGATTTCCTTGATTGTCAACAGAATCAGGTTGCTTGGTGAGGATTTTAAAGATAATAGAATAGTTAAAAAGATTCTTGTAACTATTCCTGAGAGATTTGAGTCTAAAATCTCTGCTTTGGAAGAGTCTAAAGATCTTTCTACCATCTCTCTTGTTGAATTGATAAGTGCTCTTCAAGCACAAGAACAAAGAAGAGCTTTCAGACAAgataaaattgttgaaggtaTCTTTTATGCAAactatcaaaaaagaaaagttgattACCCTCCTTGCAAATATTGCAAAAAGAAATCACATTTGGAAAAATTCTGTTGGTGGAGATCTGATGCAGTATGCAGAAGTTGCAAACAAACAGGTCATGTTACAAAAGTGTGCAAGTTCAAAGACACTCAAGATAAATCACAAGCATTACTAGTAGAAGAAGAATGTGAGGATGAATTCtattag